The genomic region TCCCCTTCCCCCCACCTGGAGGTCGTCTCCATGTCCATATCCGCCTCGACCCCGTCGAGCACGGAGCCCACGCCGCACAAGGACGAAGAGCAGCGGCTGCGCGAGCTCGGCTATCAGCCGGTGCTGGCACGTCGCATGGGCGGCTTCGGCAACTTCGCGATCAGCTTCTCCGTCATCTCGATCCTCTCCGGCTGCATGACGCTGTACGGATTCGGCATGTCGACCGGCGGCCCGTCCGTGATGCTGTGGGGCTGGGCCGGCGTCGGTCTGTTCGTCCTCTGTGTCGGCATGGCGCTGGCCGAGGTCACGAGCGCGTACCCGACGTCCGGGGCCCTCTACTACATGGCCGACCGGCTCGGTGGCCGCAAGTGGGGCTGGTACACCGGGTGGCTGAACCTGCTCGGTCTGCTGGGCGCGATCGCCGGCATCGACTACGGGGCGGCGCTGTTCACGGGCGCCCTGCTCAATCTGCAGTGGGGGTTCGATCCCACCCCCGGCTCCACGATGGTGATCTTCCTCTGCATCCTGCTGCTGCACGCCGTCCTGAACCTCTTCGGGGTGCGCCTGGTCAGTGTGCTCAACTCGATCAGCGTGTGGTGGCACCTGGCCGGTGTCGCCGTGATCGTGACGGTGCTGGCGATCGTGCCGGCGAACCACCAGTCGCCGTCGTTCGTCTTCACCGAGTTCGTCAACGACACGGGCTGGGAGAACCCGATCTACGTGGCGGCGATCGGTCTCCTCCTGGCGCAGTACACCTTCTGCGGCTACGACGCCTCCGCCCACCTGTCCGAGGAGACCTCGAACGCCTCGGTGACGGCGGCGAAAGGCATCGTCCGCGCCATCTGGGTCTCCTGGATCGCGGGTTTCGTCCTGCTGGCCGGACTGACCTTCGCCATCCAGGACTACGCCGGCACCCAGAACAGTGCCACCGGGGTCCCGCCCGCCCAGATCCTGATCGACGCGCTGGGCACGTCGGGTGCCACCGCCATGCTGCTGATCGTCATCGCGGCCCAGCTGTTCTGCGGCAACGCCGAGGTCGCGGCCGCGAGCCGGATGGTCTTCGCCTTCAGCCGGGACAACGCGCTGCCGGGCTCGGCGCTGTGGCGCAAGGTGAGCGCCCGTACGCAGACCCCGGTGCCCGCCGTGTGGCTCTCGGTCGGTGTCGCGGCGCTGCTGGCGGTGCCGTCGCTGTACTCCGCGACCGCGTACGGCGCGGTCACGGCGATCAACGTCATCGGGATCACGCCCGCGTACGCCATCCCGATCTATCTGAAGCTGCGCGCCGGGGACCGCTTCCAGCGCGGCCCCTGGCACCTCGGCCGCTGGTCGAAGCCGATCGGCTGGATCGCCGTGGTGTGGGTCGCCGTGGTGACCGTGCTGTTCCTGCTGCCGCAGTCCTCGCCGGTGACGATCGACTCGATGAACTACGCGTCGATCGCCCTGGTCGCCGTGCTGGTCCTGGCCACGGTGTGGTGGTTCGTCGCGCGCCGTTCGTACAGCACTCCGGCCGCCTACGGGAACGCCCGTGAGCAGGCGGAGATCGCCGAGGGCATCGTCTGACGTGCGCTCCCCCGGGCGGTCTTCAGCGCAGCAGCAGCTGGAGGCCGCCCAGGACGGTGGCTCCGATGACGATCCGGTCGAAGAGCTTCTGGTTGATCCGCCCGACGCAGGCGCGGCCGAGGTAGGCGCCCGGGATCACGAACAGCACCAGCGCCGCGTCCAGCATCAGGGACTGTGCGTCGATGAGGCCGAGACCCACGCTGAAGGGCACCTTGGACGTGTTGACGATCAGGAAGAACCACGCCGACGTTCCCAGGAAGCCGAGCTTCCGGAATCCCGCGGAGAGCAGATAGAGCGACATCACGGGGCCGCCCGCGTTGGCGACCATGGTGGTGAAGCCGCCCAGCACGCCGTAGGTCCGGGCCTTGAGGCGCCCGCCGCGCGTGGGTTCGCCGGTGTCCTCCTCCGCGGACGGCTGGGGCCGGGCCCGCCGGCGCCAGAGGGTGACGCCCGCCATGAAGAGCAGGATCGCACCGATCGAGCGGGCCACGGCCTCGTCGTCGGCCCACAGCATGAAGACCGTGCCCGCCACCACGCCCGCGGCGACGGCGGGGAAGAGCCGTAGCAGCGTGGGCCAGTGGGCGTGCCGGCGGTAGACCAGCACGGCGAGGATGTCGCCGGCGATCAGGATCGGGAGCAGGACTCCGGTCGATTCGCGGGCCGGCAGTACGGCCGCGAAGACCGCGAGGCTGATCGTGTTGGCGCCGCTGACGGCCGTCTTGGAGAAGCCGACGAGCAGGGATGCCGCCGCGAGCGCGGCCAGTGGCCACAGTGTGATGGTGTCCATTGCGGATCAGATGGTAGACACATCTTCCCCTCGGCGGATCATCGTTCCATCCTCTGAGCGTCTGGAGCGGCGGTCCATCGCTATGCTGCGATCACTCGAAACGTTCAAACGAACATTTCACAGCAGTGGGCAAGGGGGCCAGCATGCGGGAGCCGGTTGAGACGAGGCGCAAGCGCATTCTCGCGGTGGTGCACGCACGCGGTGCCGTCAAGGTGAGTTCGCTCGCCGACGAGCTGGACGTCTCGGCGGTGACACTGCGGCGGGACGTGGAGGAACTGGCGAGGACGGGGATGCTGCGGCGCGGGCACGGGGTGGTCCGGCCGATGGGGGACGACGGCCCGGCGAAGGCCGTTCCGGCCGCCCGCGGGGGAGGATCGGCCGGTGACGGGGCCGCGATCGCCCTGGTCGTGCCTGAGCGGCATTCGTATCTCTACGAGACCCTGCACGGCGCCAGGACCGCCCTGGAGGAGGCCGGGTCACGGATCACCCTGCACATCGCCCCGCAGGCGGCGGGGGCGGAACGGCCACAGGTGGAGCGGGCGCTGGCGGGCGGGGCTCGCGGCCTGCTGATCGCCCCCCGGTGGCGGAGTGCCGCCGGCGAGGAGGCGGACCACGGCTGGCTCGCCGAACTGGAGGTGCCGACGGTCCTGATGGAGCGGCGGCCCCGGCCCGGAAGCCGGCTGCACGCCCTGGACTCGGTGTGTTCCGACCACTGGTACGGCATCCACCTGGCGGTGGACCACCTGATATCGCTCGGCCACCGACGGCTCGTACTCGCCGCCAGGAACGACAGTCCGACGGCGCGCTCCATACGTTCCGCGTTCACCGACATCGCCGCCTCCAGGCCCGAGGTGGAGGACTGGTCCGTGGTGCTCAGCTCCCCGAACGCGGGCCCCGGGGAACCCGGCACGCGGGAAGCGGTCCCCGATCTCACGGCGCTGCTGAGGGAGCGCGGCGTGACCGGCGCCGTCCTGCACGGCGACGAGGACGCCCTGATGCTGGTCCAGCGGCTGGCGGAGAACGGGATCCGGGTACCGCGGGACTGCTCCGTGGTGGCGTACGACGATGTCGTCGCGGCACTGGGCAGCACTGCCCTGACCGCGATCGCCCCGCCGAGGGCCGAGATCGGACGGGCGGCGGC from Streptomyces sp. QL37 harbors:
- a CDS encoding amino acid permease, with translation MSISASTPSSTEPTPHKDEEQRLRELGYQPVLARRMGGFGNFAISFSVISILSGCMTLYGFGMSTGGPSVMLWGWAGVGLFVLCVGMALAEVTSAYPTSGALYYMADRLGGRKWGWYTGWLNLLGLLGAIAGIDYGAALFTGALLNLQWGFDPTPGSTMVIFLCILLLHAVLNLFGVRLVSVLNSISVWWHLAGVAVIVTVLAIVPANHQSPSFVFTEFVNDTGWENPIYVAAIGLLLAQYTFCGYDASAHLSEETSNASVTAAKGIVRAIWVSWIAGFVLLAGLTFAIQDYAGTQNSATGVPPAQILIDALGTSGATAMLLIVIAAQLFCGNAEVAAASRMVFAFSRDNALPGSALWRKVSARTQTPVPAVWLSVGVAALLAVPSLYSATAYGAVTAINVIGITPAYAIPIYLKLRAGDRFQRGPWHLGRWSKPIGWIAVVWVAVVTVLFLLPQSSPVTIDSMNYASIALVAVLVLATVWWFVARRSYSTPAAYGNAREQAEIAEGIV
- a CDS encoding sulfite exporter TauE/SafE family protein; the encoded protein is MDTITLWPLAALAAASLLVGFSKTAVSGANTISLAVFAAVLPARESTGVLLPILIAGDILAVLVYRRHAHWPTLLRLFPAVAAGVVAGTVFMLWADDEAVARSIGAILLFMAGVTLWRRRARPQPSAEEDTGEPTRGGRLKARTYGVLGGFTTMVANAGGPVMSLYLLSAGFRKLGFLGTSAWFFLIVNTSKVPFSVGLGLIDAQSLMLDAALVLFVIPGAYLGRACVGRINQKLFDRIVIGATVLGGLQLLLR
- a CDS encoding substrate-binding domain-containing protein, whose protein sequence is MREPVETRRKRILAVVHARGAVKVSSLADELDVSAVTLRRDVEELARTGMLRRGHGVVRPMGDDGPAKAVPAARGGGSAGDGAAIALVVPERHSYLYETLHGARTALEEAGSRITLHIAPQAAGAERPQVERALAGGARGLLIAPRWRSAAGEEADHGWLAELEVPTVLMERRPRPGSRLHALDSVCSDHWYGIHLAVDHLISLGHRRLVLAARNDSPTARSIRSAFTDIAASRPEVEDWSVVLSSPNAGPGEPGTREAVPDLTALLRERGVTGAVLHGDEDALMLVQRLAENGIRVPRDCSVVAYDDVVAALGSTALTAIAPPRAEIGRAAAELLMHRLAHPSGTNGPVRRVELLPRLEVRGSTRELPHQDN